The Pseudomonas sp. G2-4 genome window below encodes:
- a CDS encoding rhodanese-like domain-containing protein, translating to MVAHLIEFATNHYLLVGIFVVLLALLVAHTMQGGGRSLSTGELTALVNKDAGVVVDIRPSKDYAAGHIVGAVNIPQDKLIARIGELEKHKAKTLILVDAQGQHAGTLARELMKSGFTAAKLSGGVSSWKADNLPLVK from the coding sequence ATGGTTGCTCACCTGATTGAATTTGCCACTAACCACTACCTTCTTGTCGGTATCTTCGTCGTACTGTTGGCGTTGCTGGTCGCCCATACGATGCAGGGCGGCGGCCGTAGCCTGAGCACTGGCGAGCTGACCGCGCTGGTCAACAAGGATGCCGGCGTGGTGGTGGATATCCGCCCGAGCAAGGATTACGCCGCTGGTCACATTGTCGGGGCGGTGAACATTCCCCAGGACAAACTGATCGCGCGCATCGGCGAACTGGAAAAACACAAGGCCAAGACGCTGATTCTGGTGGACGCTCAAGGCCAGCACGCGGGTACCCTTGCCCGTGAGTTGATGAAGTCCGGCTTTACCGCCGCCAAGTTGTCCGGTGGTGTTTCGAGCTGGAAAGCCGACAATCTGCCTCTGGTGAAGTGA
- the hisF gene encoding imidazole glycerol phosphate synthase subunit HisF: MALAKRIIPCLDVDNGRVVKGVKFENIRDAGDPVEIARRYDEQGADEITFLDITASVDGRDTTLHTVERMASQVFIPLTVGGGVRTVQDIRNLLNAGADKVSINTAAVFNPEFVGEAAQHFGSQCIVVAIDAKKVSGPGETPRWEIFTHGGRKPTGLDAVEWAKKMEGLGAGEILLTSMDQDGMKNGFDLGVTRAISDALGIPVIASGGVGNLQHLADGIIEGHASAVLAASIFHFGEYTVPEAKAYMAHRGICIR; encoded by the coding sequence ATGGCGCTGGCCAAACGCATCATCCCTTGCCTGGACGTGGACAACGGCCGGGTGGTCAAGGGCGTGAAGTTCGAGAACATCCGTGACGCCGGCGACCCGGTGGAAATCGCCCGCCGCTACGACGAACAGGGTGCGGACGAGATCACCTTCCTCGACATCACGGCCAGCGTCGACGGCCGCGATACCACGTTGCATACCGTCGAGCGCATGGCCAGCCAGGTGTTCATCCCGCTGACCGTGGGTGGTGGCGTGCGCACTGTGCAGGACATCCGCAACCTGCTCAATGCCGGTGCGGACAAGGTGTCCATCAACACCGCGGCGGTGTTCAACCCCGAATTCGTCGGCGAAGCGGCCCAGCACTTCGGCTCGCAATGCATTGTCGTCGCCATCGATGCCAAGAAGGTCTCCGGCCCTGGCGAAACCCCGCGTTGGGAAATCTTCACCCACGGTGGCCGCAAGCCCACGGGCCTCGACGCCGTTGAATGGGCGAAAAAAATGGAAGGCCTGGGGGCCGGTGAAATCCTGCTGACCAGCATGGACCAGGACGGCATGAAAAACGGTTTCGACCTGGGCGTCACTCGCGCCATCAGCGATGCCCTGGGCATCCCGGTCATCGCTTCCGGTGGTGTCGGCAACCTGCAGCATCTGGCCGACGGTATTATCGAAGGCCACGCCAGCGCGGTATTGGCGGCGAGCATCTTCCACTTCGGTGAGTACACCGTGCCGGAAGCCAAGGCCTACATGGCGCATCGCGGTATCTGCATTCGCTGA
- the secB gene encoding protein-export chaperone SecB has protein sequence MTDQQNTAASEEEAAPQFSLQRIYVRDLSFEAPKSPAIFRQQWEPSVGLDLNTRQKPLEDDFHEVVLTLSVTVKNGDEVAFIAEVQQAGIFLIKNLDAASMSHTLGAFCPNILFPYARETLDSLVTRGSFPALMLAPVNFDALYAQELQRMQQEGGATVQ, from the coding sequence ATGACTGACCAACAGAACACAGCTGCCAGCGAAGAAGAAGCCGCACCGCAATTCTCCTTGCAGCGCATTTATGTCCGTGACCTGTCCTTCGAGGCCCCGAAAAGCCCGGCGATCTTTCGCCAGCAGTGGGAGCCGAGCGTAGGCCTGGACCTGAACACCCGCCAGAAACCTCTGGAAGACGACTTCCACGAAGTGGTACTGACCCTGTCGGTCACCGTGAAGAACGGTGACGAAGTGGCGTTCATCGCCGAAGTGCAGCAGGCCGGGATCTTCCTGATCAAGAACCTGGATGCCGCTTCGATGAGCCACACCCTGGGCGCGTTCTGCCCGAACATCCTGTTCCCTTACGCCCGCGAAACCCTGGACAGCCTGGTGACCCGCGGTTCGTTCCCGGCCCTGATGCTGGCTCCGGTGAACTTCGATGCGCTGTACGCGCAAGAACTGCAGCGCATGCAGCAAGAAGGCGGCGCGACCGTTCAGTAA
- a CDS encoding divergent polysaccharide deacetylase family protein, which translates to MGRRFILGLLCCLASAAFAAPATPAPSPQKAYLSLIIDDLGQNLPRDRRVLALPGPVTAAIMPDTPHAAEFAREAHRAGKLVMLHMPMDPATGPFAWHPDLPIEELGKRLDAAFAAVPYTSGINNHMGSRMTAQPAAMAWLMANLQQRHKFFVDSRTSAQTVAAAEAQKIGLASVSRDVFLDDERTEAAIAHQLQVAIELAHRQGSAVMIGHPYPQTLAVLERELPRLKAQGIEWIDIKSMISLRSNQAMVGHGKDGVYR; encoded by the coding sequence ATGGGCCGGCGCTTCATCCTCGGCCTGCTGTGCTGTCTGGCGAGCGCTGCCTTTGCTGCGCCCGCCACACCAGCCCCTTCACCGCAAAAGGCTTACCTGAGCCTGATCATCGATGACCTGGGGCAAAACCTGCCCCGGGATCGCCGGGTACTGGCCCTCCCCGGCCCGGTCACCGCCGCGATCATGCCCGACACACCCCACGCCGCCGAATTTGCCCGCGAAGCCCATCGCGCCGGCAAGCTGGTTATGCTGCACATGCCCATGGACCCAGCCACCGGCCCATTCGCCTGGCATCCGGACCTGCCTATCGAAGAACTGGGAAAACGCCTCGACGCCGCCTTCGCCGCTGTGCCCTACACCAGCGGGATCAACAACCACATGGGCAGCCGCATGACCGCCCAACCCGCGGCCATGGCGTGGTTGATGGCGAACTTGCAGCAGCGCCACAAGTTTTTCGTCGACAGCCGCACCAGCGCTCAGACCGTCGCCGCTGCCGAGGCGCAGAAAATCGGCCTGGCCAGTGTGTCGCGGGATGTGTTCCTGGACGACGAACGCACCGAAGCGGCCATCGCCCATCAACTTCAGGTGGCCATTGAACTAGCCCATCGGCAAGGCTCGGCGGTGATGATCGGGCATCCCTACCCGCAGACCCTGGCGGTGCTCGAACGCGAACTGCCGCGCCTCAAGGCCCAGGGCATCGAGTGGATCGATATCAAGTCGATGATCAGCCTGCGCAGCAATCAGGCGATGGTTGGGCATGGGAAAGATGGGGTTTATCGGTAG
- the trmL gene encoding tRNA (uridine(34)/cytosine(34)/5-carboxymethylaminomethyluridine(34)-2'-O)-methyltransferase TrmL, protein MFHVILFQPEIPPNTGNVIRLCANSGCHLHLIEPLGFEMDDKRLRRAGLDYHEYATLQRHADLASCLESLGHPRLFAFTTKGSRPFHDASFVAGDAFVFGPESRGLPAEVLDSLPAEQRLRLPMREGCRSLNLSNTVAVAVYEAWRQNGFA, encoded by the coding sequence ATGTTTCACGTCATCCTTTTTCAACCGGAAATTCCGCCGAATACCGGCAACGTCATCAGGCTGTGCGCCAACAGCGGCTGCCACCTGCATTTGATCGAACCGCTGGGCTTCGAGATGGACGACAAACGCCTGCGCCGCGCCGGCCTCGACTACCACGAGTATGCCACTTTGCAGCGTCACGCCGACCTCGCCAGCTGCCTGGAAAGCCTTGGACATCCGCGCTTGTTTGCCTTCACCACCAAGGGTTCGCGGCCGTTCCATGACGCCAGCTTCGTCGCGGGCGATGCGTTTGTGTTCGGCCCGGAAAGCCGTGGCCTGCCAGCCGAGGTGCTCGACTCTCTGCCCGCCGAACAACGCCTGCGCCTGCCGATGCGCGAAGGCTGCCGCAGCCTGAACCTGTCCAACACCGTGGCGGTGGCGGTTTATGAGGCGTGGCGGCAGAACGGTTTCGCCTGA
- a CDS encoding ABC transporter substrate-binding protein, whose translation MLKRLVLAFAGATLLLAGTARAADTSLVLLTENFPPYNMAKNGKNFAQDGNINGIAVDIVREIFKRADISYSLTLRFPWERIYKLALENPGYGVFVMARLPEREKLFKWVGPIGPDDWIMLAKTDSKITLDSLEQARQYRIGAYKGDAIAETLAKQGLNPIVVLRDQDNAKKLVNGQIDLWATGDPAGRYLARQEGVNDLKTVLRFNSAELYLALNKDVPDDVVARLQGALDELRKEGAVDAIMARYL comes from the coding sequence ATGCTCAAACGCCTCGTTCTTGCCTTTGCCGGTGCCACGTTACTGCTCGCAGGCACCGCCCGCGCCGCCGATACATCATTGGTGTTGCTGACGGAAAATTTCCCGCCGTACAACATGGCGAAGAATGGCAAGAACTTCGCCCAGGACGGAAACATCAATGGCATCGCCGTGGACATCGTCCGCGAGATATTCAAGCGTGCCGACATCTCCTACAGCCTGACGCTGCGTTTCCCTTGGGAGCGAATCTATAAGCTCGCCCTGGAAAATCCTGGTTACGGTGTGTTCGTCATGGCGCGCCTGCCAGAGCGTGAAAAACTCTTCAAATGGGTCGGCCCTATCGGCCCGGATGACTGGATCATGCTCGCCAAGACTGACAGCAAGATCACCCTCGACTCGCTGGAGCAGGCGCGTCAATACCGGATTGGTGCCTACAAGGGCGACGCGATTGCCGAGACGCTGGCCAAGCAGGGGCTGAACCCGATTGTCGTATTGCGCGATCAGGATAACGCCAAAAAGCTGGTCAACGGCCAGATCGACCTGTGGGCCACCGGCGACCCGGCCGGGCGTTACCTGGCGCGTCAGGAAGGGGTGAACGATCTCAAGACCGTGTTGCGTTTCAACAGCGCCGAGTTGTACCTGGCGTTGAACAAGGACGTGCCCGACGACGTGGTCGCCCGGCTTCAAGGTGCTCTGGATGAGCTGCGCAAGGAAGGCGCGGTGGACGCGATCATGGCGCGGTATCTCTGA
- a CDS encoding S41 family peptidase encodes MLHLSRLTSLALTIALVIGAPLVFAADPAPSAPAATVATTKAPLPLDELRTFAEVMDRIKAAYVEPVDDKMLLENAIKGMLSNLDPHSAYLGPDDFAELQESTSGEFGGLGIEVGSEDGFVKVVSPIDDTPASKAGIQAGDFIVKINGQPTRGQSMTEAVDKMRGKIGQKITLTLVRDGGTPFDVTLTRAVIQVKSVKSQLLESGYGYIRITQFQVKTGEEVAKALAKMRKDNGKKLNGLVLDLRNNPGGVLQSAVEVVDHFITKGLIVYTKGRIANSELRFSATGNDLSEAVPLVVLINGGSASASEIVAGALQDQKRGVVMGTTSFGKGSVQTVLPLNNDRALKITTALYYTPNGRSIQAQGIVPDIEVRKAKITNEQDSEYFKEADLQGHLGNGNGGADKPTGSGAKAKPMPQDDDYQLAQALSLLKGLNITSGR; translated from the coding sequence ATGCTGCATTTGTCCCGCCTCACCTCGCTGGCCCTGACGATCGCCCTTGTGATCGGCGCGCCCCTGGTTTTCGCCGCTGACCCGGCCCCATCGGCGCCAGCCGCCACGGTCGCGACCACCAAAGCCCCGCTGCCGTTGGACGAGCTGCGCACCTTTGCCGAAGTCATGGACCGGATCAAGGCCGCCTACGTGGAACCGGTGGATGACAAGATGCTGCTGGAGAACGCCATCAAGGGCATGCTCAGCAACCTTGATCCGCACTCGGCCTACTTGGGCCCGGACGATTTTGCCGAGCTGCAGGAAAGCACCAGCGGCGAGTTCGGCGGCCTGGGCATCGAGGTCGGCAGCGAAGACGGCTTCGTCAAAGTGGTCTCGCCCATCGACGACACCCCCGCTTCCAAGGCTGGCATCCAGGCCGGCGACTTCATCGTCAAGATCAATGGCCAGCCGACGCGTGGCCAGAGCATGACCGAAGCGGTCGACAAGATGCGCGGCAAGATCGGCCAGAAGATCACCCTGACCCTGGTGCGCGACGGCGGCACGCCGTTCGACGTGACCCTGACCCGTGCGGTCATCCAGGTCAAAAGCGTGAAGAGCCAACTGCTGGAATCGGGCTACGGCTACATCCGCATCACCCAATTCCAGGTCAAGACCGGCGAAGAAGTCGCCAAGGCCCTGGCCAAGATGCGCAAGGACAACGGCAAGAAGCTCAACGGCCTGGTCCTGGACCTGCGTAACAACCCCGGCGGCGTACTGCAATCGGCGGTGGAAGTGGTGGACCACTTCATCACCAAGGGCCTGATCGTCTACACCAAGGGTCGTATCGCCAACTCCGAACTGCGCTTCTCGGCCACCGGCAACGACCTGAGCGAAGCCGTGCCACTGGTGGTGCTGATCAACGGCGGCAGCGCCTCGGCTTCGGAAATCGTCGCCGGCGCCCTGCAGGATCAGAAGCGCGGCGTGGTCATGGGCACCACCAGTTTCGGCAAGGGCTCGGTGCAGACCGTATTGCCACTGAACAACGACCGCGCCCTGAAGATCACCACCGCGCTGTACTACACGCCCAACGGTCGCTCCATCCAGGCCCAGGGCATCGTCCCGGACATCGAGGTGCGCAAGGCCAAGATCACCAACGAACAGGACAGCGAGTACTTCAAGGAAGCCGACCTGCAAGGTCACCTGGGCAATGGCAATGGCGGTGCCGACAAACCGACCGGCTCCGGCGCCAAGGCCAAGCCGATGCCACAGGATGACGATTACCAGTTGGCCCAGGCCCTGAGCCTGCTCAAAGGACTGAACATCACGTCCGGCCGCTGA
- a CDS encoding murein hydrolase activator EnvC, whose translation MLRVLIALALTCLLQPAFADERAQTQQQLDATRQDIAELKKLLGKLQEEKSSVQKDLRGTETEMGKLEKQVDALQKELKKSESELQRLDGEKKKLQSARTEQQKLIAIQARAAYQNGRQEYLKLLLNQQNPEKFARTLTYYDYLSQARLEQLKSFNETLRQLANVEKDIELQQAQLLVQKSSLDTQRDELEKVRKERQVALAKLNDDVKARDSKLKAREQDQAELATVLKTIEETLARQAREAEEARQKALIAQQEAEKKRLREAQAEADSSDAPRKPVKSSPGVLVSSAGETFGGAFASARGKLPWPVNGRLLARFGETRGDDTRTKWDGVMISASAGSQVHAVHGGRVVFADWLRGAGLLVILDHGNGYLSLYGHNQTLLKAAGDVVKAGESISTVGNSGGQDTPALYFAIRQQGRPSDPAQWCRAQG comes from the coding sequence ATGCTTCGCGTCCTGATAGCCCTTGCTCTGACCTGCCTGCTCCAACCGGCCTTTGCTGACGAGCGCGCGCAAACCCAACAGCAGTTGGACGCCACGCGTCAGGACATTGCCGAGCTGAAAAAGCTGCTGGGCAAGTTGCAGGAAGAAAAATCCAGCGTGCAGAAAGACCTGCGCGGCACCGAGACCGAGATGGGCAAGCTGGAGAAACAGGTCGATGCCCTGCAAAAAGAGCTGAAGAAAAGCGAATCCGAGCTGCAGCGACTCGATGGAGAGAAAAAAAAACTCCAGAGCGCGCGCACTGAACAGCAAAAACTGATCGCCATCCAGGCCCGGGCCGCTTATCAGAACGGCCGCCAGGAATATCTCAAGCTGCTGCTCAACCAGCAGAACCCCGAAAAATTCGCCCGCACCCTCACCTATTACGATTACCTGAGCCAGGCCCGCCTGGAACAACTCAAGAGCTTCAACGAAACCCTGCGCCAACTGGCCAATGTCGAGAAAGACATCGAACTGCAGCAAGCCCAGTTGCTGGTGCAGAAAAGCAGCCTGGACACCCAGCGCGATGAACTCGAAAAGGTTCGCAAAGAGCGTCAGGTGGCCCTGGCCAAGCTGAACGATGACGTGAAGGCCCGCGACAGCAAGCTCAAGGCCCGCGAGCAGGATCAGGCTGAGCTGGCAACGGTGCTGAAAACCATCGAGGAAACCCTGGCCCGCCAGGCTCGAGAGGCAGAAGAGGCGCGCCAGAAAGCGCTGATCGCCCAGCAGGAAGCCGAAAAAAAGCGTTTGCGTGAAGCCCAGGCCGAAGCTGACTCCAGCGATGCGCCGCGCAAGCCGGTAAAATCCAGCCCTGGCGTACTGGTTTCCAGTGCTGGCGAAACCTTTGGCGGCGCTTTTGCTTCGGCCCGTGGCAAACTTCCATGGCCGGTCAATGGTCGATTACTTGCGCGCTTCGGTGAAACCCGTGGCGACGACACCCGCACCAAGTGGGACGGCGTGATGATCAGCGCCTCTGCCGGCAGTCAGGTGCATGCCGTGCATGGCGGGCGTGTGGTGTTCGCCGACTGGCTGCGCGGCGCCGGCCTGCTAGTGATCCTGGATCACGGCAACGGCTACTTGAGTCTGTACGGTCATAACCAGACGCTGCTCAAGGCCGCGGGCGATGTGGTCAAGGCCGGTGAGTCCATTTCCACGGTCGGTAACAGTGGCGGGCAGGACACGCCAGCACTGTATTTCGCTATTCGTCAGCAGGGTCGCCCCAGTGACCCGGCCCAATGGTGTCGTGCGCAAGGATAA
- the gpmI gene encoding 2,3-bisphosphoglycerate-independent phosphoglycerate mutase codes for MTTTPKPLVLMILDGFGHSDSHESNAVYAARKPVLDRLWASVPNGLISGSGMDVGLPDGQMGNSEVGHMNLGAGRVVYQDFTRVTKSIRDGEFFENPTICAAVDKAVAAGKAVHFMGLLSDGGVHSHQDHLIAMAELAFKRGAEKIYLHAFLDGRDTPPKSATSSIELLDATFQALGKGRIASIVGRYYAMDRDNRWDRVAQAYNLIVDGSAEFNAATAQEGLQAAYERGESDEFVKATTIGEPVKVEDGDAVVFMNFRADRARELTRVFVEDGFKEFERARQPKLAGFVMLTQYAASIPAPSAFAAGSLENVLGDYLAKNGKTQLRIAETEKYAHVTFFFSGGREEPFPGEERILIPSPKVATYDLQPEMSAPEVTDRIVDAIENQRYDVIVVNYANGDMVGHSGVFDAAVKAVECLDTCVGRIVEALEKVGGEALITADHGNVEQMSDESTGQAHTAHTTEPVPFIYVGKRDFKVRDGGVLADVAPTMLMLLGMEKPAEMTGTSILV; via the coding sequence ATGACTACTACGCCTAAACCTTTGGTCCTGATGATTCTCGACGGCTTTGGTCACAGTGACAGCCACGAATCCAACGCCGTGTATGCGGCCAGGAAGCCTGTGCTGGACCGCCTGTGGGCCTCCGTGCCGAACGGCCTGATCTCTGGCAGCGGCATGGACGTCGGCCTGCCGGACGGGCAGATGGGCAACTCCGAAGTCGGCCATATGAACCTCGGCGCAGGTCGCGTGGTGTACCAGGACTTCACCCGCGTGACCAAATCGATCCGCGACGGCGAATTCTTCGAGAACCCAACCATCTGCGCCGCCGTGGACAAAGCCGTGGCCGCCGGCAAGGCCGTGCATTTCATGGGCCTGCTGTCCGACGGTGGCGTCCACAGCCACCAGGATCACCTGATCGCCATGGCCGAACTGGCCTTCAAGCGCGGCGCCGAGAAGATCTACCTGCACGCCTTCCTCGATGGCCGCGACACACCGCCGAAAAGCGCCACCTCGTCGATCGAACTGCTGGACGCCACCTTCCAGGCTCTCGGCAAGGGCCGCATCGCCAGCATCGTCGGCCGCTACTACGCCATGGACCGCGACAACCGTTGGGACCGCGTGGCCCAGGCCTACAACCTGATCGTCGACGGCAGCGCCGAGTTCAACGCGGCCACCGCCCAGGAAGGTCTGCAAGCGGCCTATGAGCGCGGCGAAAGCGACGAATTCGTCAAGGCCACCACCATCGGCGAGCCCGTGAAAGTCGAAGACGGCGACGCCGTGGTGTTCATGAATTTCCGTGCCGACCGCGCCCGCGAGCTGACCCGCGTGTTCGTCGAAGACGGTTTCAAGGAATTCGAACGCGCCCGCCAGCCGAAATTGGCCGGCTTCGTCATGCTGACCCAATACGCCGCCAGCATCCCCGCGCCGTCGGCCTTCGCCGCAGGCAGCCTGGAGAACGTGCTGGGCGACTACCTGGCGAAAAACGGCAAGACCCAACTGCGCATCGCTGAAACCGAAAAGTACGCCCACGTGACGTTCTTTTTCTCCGGCGGCCGCGAAGAGCCCTTCCCGGGCGAAGAACGCATCCTGATTCCCTCGCCGAAAGTCGCCACCTACGACCTGCAACCGGAAATGAGCGCACCGGAGGTGACCGACCGCATCGTCGACGCCATTGAGAACCAGCGCTACGACGTGATCGTGGTCAACTACGCCAACGGCGACATGGTGGGCCACAGCGGCGTGTTCGACGCGGCGGTCAAGGCTGTGGAATGCCTGGACACCTGCGTGGGCCGCATTGTCGAGGCCTTGGAGAAAGTCGGCGGCGAAGCGTTGATCACGGCCGACCATGGCAACGTCGAGCAGATGTCCGACGAATCCACCGGCCAGGCCCACACCGCCCACACCACCGAGCCGGTGCCGTTCATTTATGTCGGCAAGCGCGACTTCAAGGTCCGCGACGGCGGTGTACTGGCTGACGTGGCGCCGACCATGCTGATGTTGCTGGGGATGGAGAAGCCGGCGGAGATGACCGGGACTTCGATCCTGGTCTGA
- the grxC gene encoding glutaredoxin 3, with protein MTQVVVYSSDYCPYCSRAKFLLQNKGVAFEEIKVDGKPQLRAEMSQKAGRTSVPQIWIGSTHVGGCDDLFALERAGKLDAMLKA; from the coding sequence ATGACCCAGGTTGTTGTCTATTCCAGCGACTACTGCCCCTACTGCTCCAGAGCCAAGTTCCTGCTCCAGAACAAAGGTGTGGCTTTCGAAGAGATCAAGGTCGACGGCAAGCCGCAACTGCGTGCCGAGATGAGCCAAAAGGCCGGACGCACGTCCGTGCCGCAGATCTGGATCGGCAGCACCCATGTGGGCGGTTGCGATGATCTGTTCGCCCTGGAGCGCGCCGGCAAACTCGACGCAATGCTCAAGGCCTGA
- the hisA gene encoding 1-(5-phosphoribosyl)-5-[(5-phosphoribosylamino)methylideneamino]imidazole-4-carboxamide isomerase — translation MLIIPAIDLKDGACVRLRQGRMEDSTVFSDDPVSMAAKWVEGGCRRLHLVDLNGAFEGQPVNGEVVTAIAKRYPHLPIQIGGGIRSLETIEHYVKAGVSYVIIGTKAVKDPGFVAEACRAFPGKVIVGLDAKDGFVATDGWAEVSTVQVIDLAKRFEADGVSAIVYTDIAKDGMMQGCNVPFTAALAAATKIPVIASGGIHNLGDIKALLDARAPGIIGAITGRAIYEGTLDVAEAQAFCDSYKG, via the coding sequence ATGCTGATTATCCCCGCTATCGATCTCAAGGACGGCGCTTGCGTACGTCTGCGTCAAGGCCGGATGGAAGATTCCACGGTGTTCTCCGATGACCCGGTGAGCATGGCTGCCAAGTGGGTGGAAGGCGGCTGCCGTCGCCTGCATCTGGTTGACCTCAATGGCGCCTTCGAAGGGCAACCGGTCAACGGTGAAGTGGTCACGGCCATCGCCAAGCGCTATCCGCACCTGCCGATCCAGATCGGCGGCGGCATTCGTTCGCTGGAAACCATCGAACACTACGTCAAAGCTGGCGTGAGCTACGTGATCATCGGCACCAAAGCCGTCAAGGACCCTGGGTTCGTCGCCGAAGCCTGCCGCGCCTTCCCGGGCAAGGTCATCGTTGGCCTGGACGCCAAGGACGGTTTCGTCGCCACCGACGGCTGGGCTGAAGTCAGCACCGTGCAGGTGATCGACCTGGCCAAGCGTTTCGAAGCCGATGGGGTGTCTGCCATCGTCTACACCGACATCGCCAAAGACGGCATGATGCAGGGCTGCAACGTCCCGTTCACCGCCGCCCTGGCCGCCGCCACGAAGATTCCGGTCATCGCCTCCGGCGGTATCCACAACCTGGGCGACATCAAGGCGCTGCTCGACGCGAGGGCGCCAGGCATCATCGGGGCGATCACTGGTCGCGCGATCTACGAAGGTACTCTGGACGTCGCCGAGGCCCAGGCCTTTTGCGATTCCTACAAAGGCTGA
- the ntrC gene encoding nitrogen regulation protein NR(I): protein MSRSETVWIVDDDRSIRWVLEKALQQEGMTTQSFDSADGVMSRLARQQPDVIISDIRMPGASGLDLLARIREQHPRLPVIIMTAHSDLDSAVASYQGGAFEYLPKPFDVDEAVSLVKRANQHAQEQQGMEEVPALARTPEIIGEAPAMQEVFRAIGRLSHSNITVLINGESGTGKELVAHALHRHSPRAASPFIALNMAAIPKDLMESELFGHEKGAFTGAANLRRGRFEQADGGTLFLDEIGDMPADTQTRLLRVLADGEFYRVGGHTPVKVDVRIIAATHQNLETLVHAGKFREDLFHRLNVIRIHIPRMADRREDIPTLARHFLSRAAQELAVEPKLLKSETEEYLKNLPWPGNVRQLENTCRWITVMASGREVHISDLPPELLSLPQDSAPVTNWEQALRQWADQALARGQSSLLDSAVPSFERIMIETALKHTAGRRRDAAVLLGWGRNTLTRKIKELGMKVDGGDDDDGDEG, encoded by the coding sequence ATGAGCCGTAGTGAAACCGTGTGGATCGTCGATGACGACCGTTCTATCCGTTGGGTCCTGGAAAAAGCCTTGCAACAGGAAGGCATGACCACCCAGAGCTTCGACAGCGCCGACGGGGTGATGAGTCGCCTGGCGCGTCAGCAACCGGACGTCATCATCTCCGACATCCGCATGCCCGGCGCCAGCGGCCTGGACCTGCTGGCCCGGATTCGCGAGCAGCATCCACGGCTGCCGGTGATCATCATGACCGCCCATTCGGACCTGGACAGCGCCGTGGCGTCCTACCAGGGCGGCGCCTTCGAATACCTGCCCAAGCCATTCGACGTCGATGAAGCGGTGTCGCTGGTCAAGCGCGCCAACCAGCATGCCCAGGAACAACAGGGCATGGAAGAGGTGCCGGCCTTGGCCCGCACCCCGGAAATCATCGGCGAAGCGCCGGCGATGCAGGAAGTGTTTCGCGCCATCGGGCGCTTGAGCCACTCCAACATCACCGTGCTGATCAACGGCGAGTCGGGCACCGGTAAAGAACTGGTCGCCCATGCGCTGCACCGCCACAGTCCACGGGCGGCATCACCGTTCATCGCACTGAACATGGCGGCAATTCCCAAGGACTTGATGGAATCCGAGCTGTTCGGCCACGAAAAAGGCGCGTTCACCGGTGCGGCCAACCTACGACGCGGGCGCTTCGAACAAGCGGACGGCGGCACACTGTTCCTCGATGAGATCGGCGACATGCCGGCCGACACCCAGACCCGCCTGCTGCGCGTGCTGGCCGACGGCGAGTTCTATCGAGTGGGTGGGCATACGCCGGTCAAGGTCGATGTGCGCATCATTGCAGCGACCCACCAGAACCTGGAAACCCTGGTTCACGCCGGCAAATTCCGTGAGGACTTGTTCCACCGCCTGAATGTGATCCGCATTCATATCCCGCGCATGGCCGACCGTCGCGAAGACATCCCGACCCTGGCCAGGCATTTCCTCAGCCGCGCGGCCCAGGAACTGGCGGTGGAGCCCAAGCTGCTCAAGAGCGAAACCGAGGAATACCTCAAGAACCTGCCGTGGCCCGGCAACGTGCGTCAGCTGGAGAACACCTGCCGCTGGATCACGGTGATGGCTTCGGGTCGTGAAGTGCACATCAGCGACCTACCCCCAGAACTGTTGAGCCTGCCGCAGGATTCGGCGCCCGTGACCAACTGGGAACAGGCACTGCGCCAATGGGCCGACCAGGCCCTGGCCCGGGGCCAGTCGAGCCTGCTGGACAGCGCCGTGCCGAGCTTCGAGCGGATCATGATCGAAACTGCCCTCAAACACACCGCCGGCCGCCGCCGCGACGCCGCCGTGCTGCTGGGCTGGGGCCGCAATACCTTGACTCGCAAGATCAAGGAGCTGGGGATGAAGGTCGATGGTGGGGATGATGATGACGGGGATGAGGGCTGA